From a single Deinococcus humi genomic region:
- a CDS encoding ScyD/ScyE family protein: MTQSLPLELQAANHTNTRFKSLRHRLTLACLLASVLAACGTPPPVVSANPTLTTLSKPAAPAAPQRLVSGLTGSFGSTIGPDGALYVTLTLDGSIRRVDPKTGAVSTFASGLPTPFVPENGVGVVDVAFIGHTAYALVTLVGPDYGGNSPVGIYRIDGPNSFTLFADIGAFSLAHPPKPAFFVPTGAQQAIEPFRGGFLVTDAHHNRVLQVTKDGEVSELIAFGNIVPTGLAIAGNAVYVAEAGPIPHLPQNGKVVAFRPGDKAATQVAAGARLLVDVKFGRGRTLFALAQGFWNGPYEGTPADPNTGSLVRANSDGTFTAVASPLDRPTSMEIIGNTAYIVTLGGEVWTVDNIASPPFGK, from the coding sequence ATGACACAGTCCCTGCCGCTGGAGCTTCAGGCCGCCAATCACACCAACACCCGGTTCAAGAGTCTGCGGCATCGGCTCACCCTCGCATGCCTGCTGGCCTCGGTCCTCGCCGCATGTGGCACTCCGCCACCCGTGGTCAGCGCTAACCCTACCCTGACCACGCTCTCCAAGCCCGCTGCTCCCGCGGCCCCACAACGTCTGGTGAGCGGCCTGACCGGCTCTTTCGGCAGCACCATCGGTCCTGATGGTGCGCTGTACGTCACCCTCACTCTGGATGGCAGCATTCGGCGTGTCGATCCGAAGACGGGCGCCGTCAGTACCTTCGCCAGTGGTCTGCCTACCCCGTTTGTCCCTGAAAACGGTGTGGGCGTCGTGGATGTCGCTTTCATCGGCCACACAGCGTACGCGCTGGTCACCCTAGTCGGCCCGGACTACGGCGGCAACAGCCCGGTAGGTATCTACCGGATAGACGGCCCCAACAGCTTCACCCTGTTCGCGGACATCGGTGCCTTCTCGCTCGCCCACCCGCCGAAGCCGGCGTTCTTCGTGCCCACCGGGGCGCAGCAGGCGATCGAGCCTTTCCGTGGGGGGTTCCTGGTCACCGACGCGCACCACAACCGCGTGCTGCAGGTCACCAAAGACGGAGAGGTCTCGGAGCTGATCGCCTTCGGGAACATCGTCCCGACGGGCCTGGCGATCGCGGGGAACGCGGTGTACGTGGCTGAGGCCGGCCCGATTCCCCACCTGCCGCAGAATGGGAAGGTGGTGGCGTTCCGCCCAGGAGACAAGGCCGCGACCCAGGTGGCCGCCGGGGCCCGGCTGCTGGTGGACGTGAAGTTCGGACGCGGACGGACCCTCTTTGCGCTGGCGCAGGGCTTCTGGAACGGCCCCTATGAAGGCACTCCGGCGGATCCCAACACTGGTTCGCTGGTGCGGGCGAACTCAGACGGCACGTTCACAGCGGTGGCATCCCCGCTGGACCGACCGACCTCGATGGAGATCATCGGGAACACGGCGTACATTGTCACGCTCGGTGGGGAGGTCTGGACAGTGGACAACATCGCCAGCCCGCCTTTTGGAAAGTGA
- a CDS encoding ArsO family NAD(P)H-dependent flavin-containing monooxygenase, which produces MNVGPGVDGAYDVLVIGAGQAGLAVARELSRTGLSYVVLDAQEGVGAAWRHAWDSLRLFSPARWSSLPGFLMPGGEEEYPRRSEVMAYLAEYERRYGLNILRPVRVQAVIRNGEGFRVETNRASFQARFVVSATGTWDAPVIPDVAGRAEFRGLQVHSAFYRRPQAFAGQRVVVVGGGNSGAQILAEVSKVADTTWATLRPPTFLPDDVDGRVLFDVATQRYRAQQAGVAFSAPSLGDIVMVPGVREARERGILHARAMFTRMTGSGVVWPDGQDQDVDAVIWCTGFRPALEHLAPLGVVGPEGRVQVQGTHSVRESGLWLVGYGNWTGFASATLIGVGRSARATVGEIRDAAGRQPPSEN; this is translated from the coding sequence GTGAATGTTGGCCCAGGAGTGGACGGAGCGTATGACGTCCTGGTGATCGGCGCAGGGCAGGCCGGGCTGGCGGTTGCGCGCGAGTTGAGCCGCACTGGGCTGTCGTACGTCGTCCTTGACGCGCAGGAGGGCGTAGGGGCGGCCTGGCGCCACGCCTGGGACTCGTTAAGGCTGTTCTCCCCGGCTCGCTGGAGTTCCCTGCCTGGCTTTCTGATGCCCGGTGGGGAAGAGGAGTACCCCCGGCGGAGCGAGGTGATGGCCTACCTCGCCGAGTACGAGCGGCGCTACGGACTGAACATCCTGCGTCCCGTCCGGGTGCAGGCCGTGATCCGCAACGGCGAAGGATTTCGGGTTGAAACCAACCGGGCCTCCTTCCAGGCGCGCTTCGTGGTGAGTGCGACGGGCACCTGGGACGCGCCCGTGATCCCGGACGTCGCTGGGAGGGCGGAATTCCGCGGTCTGCAGGTGCACTCTGCCTTCTACCGCAGGCCGCAGGCCTTTGCCGGACAGCGGGTGGTGGTGGTTGGCGGCGGCAATTCAGGCGCCCAGATCCTCGCCGAAGTCTCGAAAGTGGCGGACACGACCTGGGCCACCCTCAGGCCCCCGACCTTTCTGCCGGACGACGTGGACGGGCGGGTGCTGTTCGACGTGGCGACGCAGCGGTACCGGGCGCAGCAGGCGGGAGTGGCATTCAGCGCTCCGTCGCTGGGCGACATCGTGATGGTGCCGGGCGTCCGTGAAGCGCGCGAACGGGGCATACTTCACGCGCGGGCGATGTTCACCCGCATGACCGGGAGCGGCGTGGTCTGGCCCGATGGGCAAGATCAGGACGTTGACGCTGTGATCTGGTGCACGGGGTTCCGGCCGGCGCTGGAGCACCTGGCGCCCCTTGGGGTTGTGGGCCCAGAGGGGCGCGTTCAGGTGCAGGGAACGCACTCGGTCAGGGAGTCCGGGCTGTGGCTGGTGGGGTACGGGAATTGGACGGGGTTTGCCTCTGCCACCCTGATTGGCGTGGGGCGCAGCGCCCGGGCCACCGTGGGCGAGATCCGAGACGCGGCTGGACGGCAGCCCCCATCCGAGAACTGA
- a CDS encoding PQQ-binding-like beta-propeller repeat protein: MVTHQTVPSMAQCGGLLVCPARHSKLIALDFTTGHERWRANVLSPWGNLALSATHAYYLNQYSRLDAFDLRSGTQAWSTELPGTFGWLHADEHSVVAGAWRNYAPLTCLEASTGQRRWTVPLGRERVWRTAIYAPLQAVAVLQETEGRIRWFSLHGRAELQALTLGGLRAESIDFIPTGVFGQETRGLLLRAGAGDFYRLTGHPVSVEHHRTRQDLLSSQLDERDGQVFFLNRQRAFCAYDLQKQRTLVMEQVDHQRADHLPARKLADGTYLLGTSMGTLWHFDAAGKRISRRRVGKRVTTDLFTDGRTIAFGTASGTVLGFQC; the protein is encoded by the coding sequence ATGGTCACGCACCAGACCGTGCCGTCCATGGCTCAGTGCGGGGGCCTGCTCGTGTGTCCTGCGCGGCACTCCAAACTGATCGCGCTGGACTTCACCACAGGACACGAGCGCTGGCGGGCCAACGTCCTGAGTCCGTGGGGCAATCTGGCGCTGAGTGCCACCCATGCCTATTACCTCAATCAATACTCGCGACTTGATGCCTTTGACCTTCGCAGCGGGACCCAGGCGTGGTCCACCGAACTCCCTGGAACCTTCGGGTGGCTGCATGCCGACGAGCATTCGGTCGTGGCCGGCGCCTGGCGGAACTACGCTCCCCTGACGTGCCTGGAGGCCAGCACAGGACAGCGGCGCTGGACTGTGCCACTCGGCCGCGAACGGGTCTGGAGAACGGCGATCTACGCGCCGTTGCAGGCCGTCGCCGTACTTCAGGAGACGGAGGGCCGGATCCGGTGGTTCTCGCTTCACGGCAGGGCTGAACTGCAGGCCCTGACCCTCGGTGGGCTGCGGGCCGAGTCCATCGACTTCATTCCTACAGGTGTGTTTGGGCAGGAGACACGGGGTCTGCTGTTGCGTGCGGGGGCGGGTGACTTCTACCGTCTGACCGGGCATCCAGTCTCGGTTGAACATCACCGGACCAGGCAAGACCTGCTTTCATCGCAGCTGGACGAACGTGATGGGCAGGTATTCTTTTTGAACCGCCAGCGGGCGTTCTGCGCCTATGACCTGCAGAAGCAGCGCACCCTGGTCATGGAACAGGTGGACCACCAGAGGGCGGATCACTTGCCTGCCCGGAAGTTGGCCGACGGGACGTACCTGTTGGGAACGTCAATGGGAACGCTGTGGCACTTTGATGCGGCCGGCAAGCGGATCAGCCGCCGTCGGGTGGGCAAGCGGGTGACCACAGACCTCTTCACCGATGGCCGGACAATTGCTTTTGGAACCGCCAGTGGGACGGTGCTTGGCTTTCAGTGCTGA
- the chrA gene encoding chromate efflux transporter, giving the protein MRNTQPASRLGTPSSRSFLEVLFAFGRLGLTSFGGPVAHLGYFREEFVNRRRWLDEQSYADLVALCQFLPGPASSQAGMAIGISRAGLWGALAAWLGFTLPSAVLLVLFALGVTAVGDLGDAGWLRGLKLVAVAVVAQAVLGMARTLTPDRARGALALGAAIAVLLVPTAFTQVLVMVVAGLIGLRLLPGAGTVAGAGLPLKLSRHLGATFLGVFGLLLVGLPLLREALGGPVLSLLDSFYRAGSLVFGGGHVVLPLLEAEVVPSGWVTHDAFLAGYGATQAVPGPLFTFSAYLGAVSEVGLPRLAAAAVALGAIFLPSFLLVAGSLPFWNTLRTQPAAQSALRGVNAGVVGIVLAALYTPVFTAAVASALDFALVLGAFALLEHAKLAPWLVVALSALAGWLLL; this is encoded by the coding sequence GTGAGGAACACCCAGCCCGCCTCCAGGCTGGGCACGCCATCCAGTCGGTCCTTTCTGGAAGTGCTGTTCGCTTTTGGCCGCCTGGGCCTGACCAGCTTTGGCGGTCCTGTGGCGCACCTGGGATACTTCCGCGAGGAGTTCGTCAACCGCCGCCGCTGGCTGGACGAGCAGAGCTACGCGGACCTCGTCGCCCTGTGCCAGTTCCTGCCCGGTCCGGCCAGCAGTCAGGCCGGCATGGCCATCGGCATCAGCCGCGCAGGTCTGTGGGGGGCACTCGCCGCCTGGCTGGGATTCACGCTGCCCAGCGCGGTCCTCCTGGTGCTGTTCGCGCTGGGCGTGACCGCCGTGGGGGACCTGGGCGACGCGGGCTGGCTGCGTGGCCTGAAGCTCGTGGCCGTTGCGGTGGTGGCGCAGGCCGTCCTGGGCATGGCGAGAACGCTCACGCCAGATCGTGCGCGCGGGGCGCTCGCCCTGGGGGCCGCTATCGCTGTGCTGCTCGTTCCCACCGCCTTCACCCAGGTGCTGGTGATGGTCGTGGCCGGACTGATCGGTCTCCGCCTGCTGCCTGGTGCGGGGACCGTCGCGGGCGCGGGGCTGCCACTCAAGCTGTCCAGGCACCTGGGTGCGACCTTTCTGGGGGTGTTCGGACTGCTGCTCGTCGGCCTCCCCCTGCTGCGTGAGGCGCTGGGTGGCCCGGTGCTCAGCCTGCTGGACAGCTTTTACCGGGCGGGTTCCCTGGTTTTCGGGGGCGGACACGTCGTCTTGCCCCTGCTGGAGGCTGAAGTGGTGCCGAGCGGCTGGGTGACCCACGACGCTTTTCTCGCGGGGTATGGGGCCACCCAGGCCGTTCCTGGGCCGTTGTTCACCTTCAGCGCTTACCTCGGAGCTGTCAGCGAGGTGGGCCTTCCCCGCTTGGCCGCTGCAGCCGTGGCGCTGGGGGCCATCTTCCTGCCGTCGTTCCTGCTGGTGGCCGGCTCCCTCCCGTTCTGGAACACGCTGCGGACCCAGCCGGCCGCACAGTCGGCGCTGCGGGGCGTGAACGCTGGGGTGGTCGGCATTGTGCTGGCCGCCCTGTATACGCCGGTGTTCACCGCCGCGGTCGCGTCGGCGCTCGACTTCGCGCTGGTCCTGGGGGCGTTCGCCCTGCTGGAGCATGCGAAGCTGGCCCCCTGGTTGGTGGTGGCGCTCTCCGCACTGGCCGGGTGGCTGCTGCTGTGA
- a CDS encoding metallophosphoesterase family protein, whose protein sequence is MKIAVFGDVHGNRFALESVAQDIERQAPDAWINLGDQLFGGADPAGAWQLQQELKARHGVLEVRGNTDERLGQPLTEATEKREMLAWLHRVLPKGVGASVAKLPTSVTLADGAVLAAHGAPGSAWEYLLRDGKQWASDALVWERLGNTGAARVVIVGHSHLEHLRQLGPLTVVNAGAVSRQKDGSPLARWVLLEGEGDAWTVTFRRVAYDVEAAASWAEQHACKGAKEAAQLRAGTSQKPVS, encoded by the coding sequence ATGAAGATCGCGGTCTTCGGGGACGTTCACGGCAACCGATTCGCGCTGGAATCGGTCGCCCAGGATATCGAACGTCAGGCACCAGACGCCTGGATCAACCTCGGCGACCAGCTGTTCGGTGGGGCGGATCCGGCGGGGGCGTGGCAGTTGCAGCAGGAGCTGAAGGCCAGGCACGGGGTGCTGGAGGTGCGGGGCAATACCGACGAGCGCCTGGGCCAGCCCCTGACCGAAGCCACCGAGAAACGCGAGATGCTGGCCTGGCTCCACCGCGTGCTGCCGAAAGGTGTGGGCGCCTCCGTGGCGAAGTTGCCCACCAGCGTGACCCTGGCAGACGGCGCGGTGCTCGCGGCACACGGCGCGCCTGGCAGCGCCTGGGAGTACCTGCTGCGGGACGGGAAGCAGTGGGCGAGTGACGCCCTCGTGTGGGAGCGGCTGGGGAACACGGGCGCCGCACGCGTCGTGATCGTGGGGCACTCTCACCTGGAGCATCTCCGGCAGCTTGGGCCGCTCACGGTCGTTAACGCCGGGGCCGTCTCCCGTCAGAAGGACGGTTCCCCGCTCGCCCGCTGGGTGCTGCTGGAGGGCGAGGGGGACGCCTGGACTGTGACGTTCCGTCGAGTCGCCTACGATGTGGAGGCGGCCGCCAGCTGGGCTGAGCAGCACGCCTGCAAGGGTGCGAAGGAAGCGGCGCAGTTGCGCGCCGGAACGTCGCAGAAGCCGGTTTCGTGA
- a CDS encoding phosphotransferase family protein — protein sequence MAPPRPYDRPLTRAGLPTEVRAMLDDSPLQEPPQQGRTSRVAFALDASGGPIVLKCSAGEHLEVIRREHQALRTVHPLGVPAPQPLLFLERPTSLGREGWLVTQRLPGTTLETALSTELDRARRTSLLTDFGAALARLHATTPPPDFGSYNWLEHTLEVTNTLNPAVDPARIERLRNKRPSPVAPALIHGDLFLDNVMTVGGRVIGLIDWAFADIGDPRYDVAVATHDLTPADRAAFAEGYGPGARLTAQEAAYFVEIALLF from the coding sequence ATGGCCCCCCCGCGCCCGTACGACAGGCCCTTGACGCGCGCAGGGCTCCCCACTGAAGTCAGGGCAATGCTCGATGACAGTCCGCTCCAGGAACCCCCGCAGCAGGGCCGTACCTCTCGTGTGGCCTTCGCGCTCGACGCCAGCGGCGGCCCCATCGTGCTCAAATGCTCCGCCGGAGAGCACCTCGAAGTGATCCGGCGTGAGCATCAAGCGCTCCGCACCGTTCACCCGCTCGGCGTGCCAGCGCCCCAACCACTGCTGTTCCTCGAGCGCCCCACCTCCCTCGGACGTGAGGGATGGCTCGTGACCCAACGCTTGCCCGGAACCACGCTGGAAACCGCCCTCAGTACGGAACTCGACCGCGCTCGTCGCACGTCGCTTCTCACGGATTTCGGCGCTGCCCTGGCACGGCTGCATGCCACGACGCCCCCGCCGGACTTCGGAAGCTACAACTGGCTCGAGCACACCCTAGAAGTAACGAACACTTTGAATCCAGCGGTAGACCCGGCCAGGATCGAACGGCTCCGCAATAAGCGCCCCTCGCCAGTGGCACCGGCCCTGATCCACGGAGACCTGTTCCTGGACAACGTTATGACGGTGGGCGGACGCGTGATTGGCCTCATCGACTGGGCATTCGCGGATATTGGCGATCCGCGCTACGACGTGGCGGTGGCGACGCATGACCTGACACCAGCTGATCGAGCGGCTTTCGCTGAAGGGTACGGACCGGGGGCGCGACTGACTGCCCAAGAGGCTGCGTACTTCGTGGAGATCGCCCTGCTCTTCTAA
- a CDS encoding rhodanese-like domain-containing protein, with the protein MKRLAPEDTPALQEKADALVTVKVRRPGESGAGHLEGAVHTPSAEWRRLMERPFGGPVVASLDHLSASRGRQAATRFAALGANASVRAGKRPTWPRGEGAR; encoded by the coding sequence ATGAAGAGACTGGCACCTGAGGACACACCAGCACTGCAAGAAAAAGCGGACGCGCTGGTCACCGTAAAAGTGCGCCGCCCTGGGGAGTCTGGCGCCGGACACCTGGAGGGGGCAGTGCACACACCCAGCGCCGAATGGCGGCGCCTGATGGAGCGCCCCTTCGGCGGCCCGGTCGTCGCCAGCTTGGACCATCTGAGCGCTTCTCGGGGTAGACAGGCGGCAACCCGGTTTGCAGCGCTGGGCGCCAATGCCAGCGTGAGGGCAGGGAAGCGCCCTACGTGGCCCAGAGGCGAGGGAGCCCGGTGA
- a CDS encoding ArsR family transcriptional regulator, producing the protein MKGDSGQRVAILLRQEPFPYLTFDGTVQVFKALGGTHRLGTPHCLATTDGSGCSTGQDICICDVQETLGLSRPTTNHHMKFLMDAGLIKTEKRGKNPSYTLTEAGSQRLDGEIKCPATPPKQATTVSLGVYTDLWTACRGLHCRARLLRCMAASMT; encoded by the coding sequence GTGAAGGGTGATTCAGGACAGCGCGTTGCCATTCTTCTCCGTCAGGAGCCCTTTCCATACCTGACTTTCGATGGGACGGTGCAGGTGTTCAAGGCGCTGGGGGGCACGCACCGCCTGGGGACGCCGCACTGCCTCGCGACCACCGATGGAAGCGGCTGTTCCACCGGGCAGGACATCTGCATCTGCGACGTTCAGGAGACGCTCGGCCTCAGCCGGCCCACCACCAACCATCACATGAAGTTCCTGATGGATGCTGGCCTGATCAAGACCGAGAAACGAGGCAAGAACCCGTCCTACACCCTGACAGAGGCTGGCTCACAACGTCTTGATGGCGAAATCAAGTGCCCAGCTACCCCACCCAAGCAAGCCACCACAGTCAGCCTTGGGGTCTACACTGATCTATGGACCGCCTGCCGGGGTCTCCACTGCCGGGCGCGCTTGCTCCGCTGTATGGCCGCGAGCATGACCTGA
- a CDS encoding isochorismatase family protein, giving the protein MSPEQGRRSVELPVRWWGDEDVHVHGSLPLNPAATALALVDCDGGLEPSRYDHRVKLQAIAPALQAARAAGIRVLYFHNAPGGEGGPLNVHRDLHGLRHGRERLGPPGWKPVRPVYLEELRPQDDEPEFQKAHQDGFRDTAADPYLRSWGVTTLVLAGFSLKSCLYHTAWAAQEHNYRVVVLRDATCPSGSKEYADTLDPGHPEGGWMRGAVLRLIETNVGYTSTSSAFVWACTELRSVVGDKPVEPPAQLRPSDPGGR; this is encoded by the coding sequence GTGAGCCCTGAACAAGGCCGTCGATCGGTTGAGCTGCCTGTGAGGTGGTGGGGCGACGAGGACGTCCACGTCCACGGATCGCTCCCGCTCAATCCTGCGGCGACAGCCCTGGCGCTGGTGGACTGCGACGGCGGTCTCGAGCCTTCACGGTACGACCACCGGGTCAAACTTCAGGCCATCGCACCCGCGCTCCAGGCCGCCAGGGCAGCTGGGATCAGGGTGCTCTACTTCCACAACGCTCCGGGTGGCGAGGGTGGGCCGCTGAACGTTCACCGTGACCTGCACGGACTGCGCCACGGGCGAGAGCGGCTCGGGCCGCCCGGGTGGAAGCCGGTGCGCCCGGTGTACCTGGAGGAGCTGCGCCCACAAGACGACGAACCGGAGTTTCAGAAGGCCCATCAGGACGGCTTCCGGGACACGGCTGCTGACCCGTACTTGCGGTCGTGGGGCGTGACGACGCTGGTGCTGGCAGGGTTCAGCCTGAAGTCGTGCCTGTACCACACGGCGTGGGCGGCGCAGGAGCACAACTACCGGGTGGTGGTGTTGCGTGATGCGACGTGCCCGTCGGGCAGCAAGGAGTACGCGGACACCCTGGACCCAGGCCATCCTGAGGGGGGATGGATGAGGGGGGCGGTGTTGCGGCTGATCGAGACGAACGTGGGCTACACCTCGACCTCCTCGGCGTTCGTCTGGGCCTGCACCGAGCTCCGGTCCGTGGTGGGGGACAAGCCAGTGGAGCCGCCAGCTCAGCTCAGGCCATCAGACCCAGGTGGACGCTGA
- a CDS encoding GNAT family N-acetyltransferase: protein MLHGGYVGPDAGERLAATLARLRAWNIPFQWVVPSTAADFSAVLSAQGVPKVGDAPIMTLDLSRLNPEDAQVEGLTLHRVSTASDLRDWVAVSVEVFGFSQESARRLNEMGLEVILDPESRVRCYLGRLNGEPVGTALNVHGKELVSVWAIGTVERARRHGIGAALTTGPLLEARAAGYGSAMLLSTEAGFPVYTRLGWEVQSTCPVHVGGQG, encoded by the coding sequence GTGCTCCACGGTGGCTATGTCGGTCCGGACGCGGGTGAACGCCTTGCCGCCACCCTCGCCCGCCTTCGGGCCTGGAACATCCCTTTCCAGTGGGTGGTCCCCAGCACGGCGGCCGACTTCAGCGCCGTCCTGTCCGCGCAGGGCGTTCCCAAGGTTGGTGACGCCCCGATCATGACGCTTGACCTCAGTCGGCTAAACCCGGAGGATGCGCAGGTGGAGGGCTTGACCCTGCACCGGGTGTCGACAGCATCGGATCTGCGCGACTGGGTAGCCGTGTCCGTTGAGGTGTTTGGCTTCAGTCAGGAGAGCGCCCGGCGCTTGAACGAGATGGGCCTGGAGGTCATCCTTGACCCGGAATCGCGGGTGCGCTGCTACTTGGGGCGCCTGAACGGCGAGCCAGTGGGGACGGCGCTCAATGTCCATGGGAAGGAGCTGGTCAGCGTGTGGGCCATCGGCACGGTGGAACGGGCGCGTCGGCACGGGATCGGGGCCGCGTTGACCACCGGGCCGCTGTTGGAGGCGCGGGCGGCAGGGTACGGGTCAGCGATGTTGCTCTCGACCGAGGCGGGCTTTCCGGTGTACACGCGCCTGGGGTGGGAAGTGCAATCCACCTGCCCCGTTCACGTGGGCGGCCAGGGGTAG
- a CDS encoding ATP-binding protein has protein sequence MDRLPGSPLPGALAPLYGREHDLIQLLKLLHSGVRLLTLRGPGGIGKTALALHLAHALRQQSVSQFDHLQFVDLSAVREPEQVLGLVAAALPDTGLRGTSERQIQDFAARHRTLLVLDNFEQLMPAAPGLVDLLASADSLQLVVTSRAALRLHDETEYPVEPLALPYRVHDAASSAAVQLFVARMQALTPSFTLNEANATQIMRLCRLLERVPLALELAVMRTRTYALADLLTQLGHPLDVLKADFRDRPERLRSLRATVQWSYDLLDEVDRAVFECCAVFAGPFTPQALAEVWGSPEVLERAETLLEQSLLQRLDTPDTLWKMLQPLRDLALEQLERHPQAEVWRERHAWHFLNMIEEEKRSWESVTVHRYDGYLPHYPNIRAGMLWAVEQRHSELAYRFLRAVVGLWTVLGLHVQEAPLVDQVLALPRPEDRVTLLEALEGSLITLASLGKFKILEARLHEILALRRELDDVVGATFCRLWLAEVARHTGQGERAWAIGHQVIRELREQDGDAPLPAPQINLRANAYLFGAHDLLELGHYGEALEYARLAYDSFQAMGNPVYQLQCRLMTGCLLVYLNRLPEAGSLMVSCLQEAVDQGFKGVVDDALCPGLALVAAERSDWTTLVQFLGFVNCMHWERSQSALVRRLRQELAKARQVLGETGYQHAWTTGLHLHLADVVELAERLIQAPISLASEPEVTLHPELTPRELEVLALVAQGHPDRHIAKLLGISPATASKHVANLLGKLGLHNRVELARWAMHHEPDRTT, from the coding sequence ATGGACCGCCTGCCGGGGTCTCCACTGCCGGGCGCGCTTGCTCCGCTGTATGGCCGCGAGCATGACCTGATTCAATTACTGAAGCTGCTCCATAGCGGTGTACGGCTTCTCACGCTTCGTGGCCCCGGTGGAATCGGCAAGACTGCCCTGGCCCTGCACCTGGCCCACGCCTTACGGCAACAGAGTGTGTCCCAGTTCGATCACCTGCAGTTCGTTGATCTCAGCGCCGTTCGTGAGCCCGAACAGGTCCTGGGCCTGGTCGCCGCCGCCCTGCCCGACACTGGACTCCGGGGCACATCAGAACGGCAGATTCAGGACTTCGCGGCCCGTCACCGTACCCTACTGGTCCTGGACAACTTCGAACAGTTGATGCCCGCTGCGCCGGGACTGGTTGACCTGCTGGCCAGCGCGGATAGCCTGCAACTGGTGGTGACCAGTCGGGCGGCGCTGCGGCTGCACGACGAGACCGAGTACCCGGTCGAGCCGCTGGCGCTGCCCTACCGTGTCCATGACGCCGCTTCGAGTGCCGCAGTGCAGCTGTTCGTCGCCCGCATGCAGGCCCTGACCCCCTCATTCACGCTGAACGAAGCTAACGCCACCCAGATCATGCGGCTGTGCAGGCTGCTCGAAAGGGTGCCGCTGGCGCTGGAACTGGCGGTCATGCGGACCCGCACGTATGCCCTGGCGGACCTGCTGACCCAGCTGGGACATCCGCTGGATGTCTTGAAGGCCGATTTCCGGGATCGGCCAGAACGCCTGCGGTCCCTGCGGGCGACCGTGCAGTGGAGCTATGACCTGCTGGACGAGGTGGACCGGGCAGTGTTCGAATGCTGTGCGGTATTCGCAGGTCCGTTCACACCGCAGGCGCTGGCTGAGGTGTGGGGCTCACCCGAAGTACTGGAGCGGGCGGAGACGCTGCTGGAGCAGAGCCTGCTCCAGCGGTTGGATACGCCAGACACGCTGTGGAAGATGCTTCAACCCTTGCGGGACCTGGCCCTGGAACAGCTGGAGCGTCACCCGCAGGCTGAAGTCTGGCGCGAACGGCATGCGTGGCACTTCCTGAACATGATCGAAGAAGAAAAGCGCAGCTGGGAGTCCGTTACGGTCCACCGCTATGACGGGTACCTGCCGCATTACCCGAACATCCGGGCCGGGATGCTCTGGGCCGTCGAGCAGCGCCACTCGGAGCTGGCCTACCGCTTCCTCAGGGCGGTCGTTGGGCTGTGGACGGTCCTCGGACTGCATGTGCAGGAGGCGCCCCTGGTGGACCAGGTGCTGGCTCTGCCTCGCCCGGAAGACCGCGTCACGTTGCTTGAGGCCCTGGAGGGCAGCCTGATCACACTGGCCTCCCTGGGGAAATTCAAGATCCTGGAAGCGCGGCTGCACGAGATCCTGGCGCTGCGCCGCGAGCTGGACGACGTGGTGGGCGCCACCTTCTGCAGGCTCTGGCTGGCAGAAGTGGCGCGCCACACCGGCCAGGGGGAACGGGCCTGGGCAATTGGGCACCAGGTCATCCGCGAGCTGCGAGAACAGGACGGTGACGCCCCGTTGCCTGCTCCACAGATCAACCTCCGGGCCAACGCCTACCTCTTCGGCGCCCATGACCTGCTGGAACTGGGCCACTACGGTGAAGCCCTGGAGTACGCCAGACTGGCGTACGACTCCTTCCAGGCCATGGGGAACCCGGTCTACCAACTGCAGTGCAGGCTCATGACGGGTTGCCTGCTGGTGTACCTGAACCGCCTGCCTGAAGCAGGCTCGCTGATGGTGTCCTGCCTCCAAGAGGCTGTGGACCAGGGGTTTAAAGGCGTCGTCGACGATGCGTTGTGTCCGGGGTTGGCCCTGGTGGCGGCCGAGCGGTCTGACTGGACGACACTGGTGCAGTTCCTGGGGTTCGTGAACTGTATGCACTGGGAGCGCTCGCAAAGCGCGCTGGTTCGCCGCCTGCGGCAGGAGCTGGCCAAGGCCCGGCAGGTCTTGGGCGAGACGGGGTACCAGCACGCCTGGACGACTGGGCTTCACCTGCACCTGGCGGATGTGGTGGAACTGGCCGAGCGGCTGATTCAGGCACCGATCTCGTTGGCCAGCGAACCCGAAGTGACCCTCCACCCTGAGTTGACGCCCAGGGAACTTGAGGTGCTTGCGTTGGTGGCGCAGGGTCATCCGGATCGGCACATCGCGAAGCTGTTAGGCATCAGCCCCGCCACGGCCAGCAAACACGTGGCCAACCTGCTGGGCAAGTTGGGCCTGCATAACCGCGTCGAGCTGGCACGTTGGGCCATGCACCACGAACCGGACAGGACTACGTAG